One genomic segment of Ipomoea triloba cultivar NCNSP0323 chromosome 9, ASM357664v1 includes these proteins:
- the LOC116030972 gene encoding leucine-rich repeat receptor-like serine/threonine/tyrosine-protein kinase SOBIR1, with protein MAFTSSSLFSLAYCFTLILFVHGNLSLLPSDYDALLSVQKHLGVNALLQDPCESPGIYCEPRLVNNSYVLRVTRIVYESKQLRGTLSPQISSLSQLKHLSLANNQLFDQIPTQILNCRKMEILDLRGNHFSGQVPLELSSLIRLRILDLSRNNFSGNLNFLQYFPNLEKLSLSDNLFSGRIPQSLKSFRNLRFLNISGNSLLRGPVPVMKQQVEYLSSAELNDDENYSTAVPKRYIFAENPAAGGRNQNQTSSAMAPTAANAPALAPGPEPSPAHNKGKKKVRGWIIGFVVGGFAGSLSGVLSSVLFKALMFLIRGSGKDSSLTIFSPLIKKAEDLAFLEKEDGLASLEIIGKGGCGEVYKAELPGSNGKLIAIKKIVQPAKDAAELAEEDSRLMNKKMRQIKSEIQIVGQIRHRNLLPLLAHMPRPDCHYLVYEFMKNGSLQDALQAQGELDWLARHRIAVGIAAGLEYLHINHTQRIIHRDLKPANVLLDDDMEARIADFGLAKAVPDAHTHITTSNVAGTVGYIAPEYHQTLKFTDKCDIYSFGVLLGVLVMGKLPSDEFFQHTSEMSLVKWLRNVMTTSEDPKQAIDPKLLGNGYEEQMLLVLKIACFCTLDNPKERPNSKDVRCMLMQIKHE; from the coding sequence ATGGCCTTCACCTCATCATCCCTCTTTTCTTTGGCTTACTGCTTCACTCTCATCCTGTTTGTTCATGGAAACCTAAGTCTCCTCCCTTCTGATTACGATGCTCTGTTGTCTGTTCAGAAACACTTGGGCGTCAATGCTCTTCTTCAAGATCCGTGCGAGTCCCCAGGAATATACTGCGAACCACGACTTGTAAACAACTCCTACGTTCTGAGGGTCACGCGGATTGTTTATGAATCCAAGCAACTTAGAGGAACTCTTTCTCCCCAGATTTCAAGCCTCTCTCAGCTCAAACACCTCTCTCTTGCAAACAACCAACTCTTTGATCAAATCCCAACTCAGATTCTTAATTGCAGGAAAATGGAAATCTTGGATCTTCGAGGTAACCACTTTTCCGGCCAAGTCCCTCTTGAATTGTCTTCTTTAATACGCCTTCGAATCCTTGACCTTTCAAGGAACAACTTTTCTGGGAACCTGAATTTCTTGCAGTATTTTCCCAACCTGGAAAAACTCTCCCTCTCCGATAATTTGTTCTCGGGCAGAATACCTCAGTCTTTGAAATCATTCAGGAATCTCCGTTTCTTGAACATTTCCGGAAACAGTTTACTAAGAGGTCCTGTGCCGGTGATGAAGCAGCAGGTTGAGTATCTATCATCAGCAGAGTTGAATGACGACGAAAATTACAGTACAGCAGTTCCAAAACGCTATATTTTTGCTGAAAATCCAGCTGCAGGGGGGAGAAATCAAAATCAAACCTCATCAGCAATGGCCCCTACAGCTGCAAACGCTCCAGCTCTAGCTCCAGGACCAGAACCAAGTCCAGCACACAACAAGGGCAAAAAGAAAGTAAGGGGATGGATTATTGGGTTTGTTGTTGGAGGTTTTGCAGGGAGTTTATCTGGGGTGCTGTCCTCTGTGCTTTTCAAGGCGTTAATGTTTTTAATCAGAGGGAGCGGGAAAGACTCGAGTTTAACAATTTTCAGTCCACTGATTAAGAAAGCCGAGGACTTGGCTTTCTTGGAGAAAGAAGATGGTTTGGCGTCCCTAGAGATCATTGGAAAGGGTGGATGCGGAGAAGTTTACAAAGCTGAGTTACCTGGAAGTAATGGGAAGTTGATTGCTATAAAGAAGATTGTGCAGCCTGCAAAAGATGCTGCAGAGCTGGCTGAAGAAGATAGCAGGCTTATGAATAAGAAGATGCGTCAGATAAAATCAGAAATTCAGATTGTGGGTCAAATCAGGCATCGAAATCTACTTCCTCTGCTAGCCCATATGCCAAGACCAGACTGCCATTATCTAGTTTATGAATTCATGAAGAATGGAAGCCTACAAGATGCACTCCAGGCCCAGGGTGAGTTAGATTGGTTGGCACGGCATAGAATCGCAGTGGGAATAGCAGCTGGTCTCGAGTATCTTCACATAAATCATACTCAACGCATAATTCACAGGGATCTTAAGCCAGCAAATGTCCTCCTAGATGATGACATGGAGGCCAGGATAGCAGACTTTGGGCTGGCAAAGGCAGTCCCTGATGCTCATACCCATATCACTACTTCAAATGTGGCAGGAACTGTGGGATACATCGCTCCTGAATATCACCAAACACTCAAGTTCACGGACAAGTGTGATATCTACAGTTTCGGGGTGTTATTAGGAGTTCTTGTCATGGGGAAGCTTCCATCAGATGAGTTTTTCCAACACACATCTGAGATGAGTTTGGTGAAATGGTTGAGAAATGTGATGACTACTTCTGAAGATCCCAAGCAAGCCATTGATCCTAAGCTGTTAGGAAATGGGTATGAGGAGCAAATGCTTTTGGTTCTCAAGATTGCTTGCTTTTGCACTCTTGATAATCCAAAAGAGAGGCCTAACAGTAAGGACGTCAGGTGTATGTTAATGCAGATTAAACATGAGTGA